From a region of the Mycoplasma miroungigenitalium genome:
- the metG gene encoding methionine--tRNA ligase, with the protein MNKKTCYITTPIYYVSGPLHIGHLYSTIMARTIANYKQIMGYDVKFLTGSDEHGQKIQNKAEKLNKNPQQFVDELVSAYKEMWKKWDIHFDYFSRTTNTNHELVVKKIFSWFLENGFIYKDKYEGLYSVEDEEFLTEAQALEIEGKYYHPTSKHELIRMSEESYFFKISQMQPWWESYVQENKDFLLPNKTFNEIMSNFVNEGLEDLSVTRTNVKWAIPINEESNHTLYVWLDALFNYVTALKFDLTNPGEDYRKYWENGNEIIHILGKEISRFHFIYWPMFLKALDMKLPTNIMSHGLLRDKDGRKMSKSLGNAIEPEYLLKNYHPEMVKYYFASQIIFGEDGNFSEDKLKEMVNADLVNNFGNLVSRTLKMISNSFENGTVYKSSDNEIHLNIEQSILLFDTEFSVLMDEFKIDKAFKKMIELSSKLNKYIDETTPWKLTDNLEELNLILNRLLNGIYSISWALQIVMPQKIEEVASALNIKGFSKDKLHDFNKFDNIKPIDKFMFFSRLK; encoded by the coding sequence ATGAATAAAAAAACATGCTATATCACAACCCCGATTTATTATGTCTCAGGTCCATTGCATATTGGACATTTATACTCAACAATAATGGCTCGCACTATTGCAAACTACAAACAAATTATGGGCTATGATGTCAAATTTTTAACAGGTAGTGACGAACATGGACAAAAAATCCAAAATAAAGCTGAAAAATTAAATAAAAATCCTCAACAATTTGTTGATGAATTAGTTTCCGCTTATAAAGAAATGTGAAAAAAATGAGACATTCATTTTGATTATTTCTCTAGAACGACGAACACAAACCATGAGTTGGTTGTAAAGAAAATATTTTCTTGATTTTTGGAAAATGGATTTATTTATAAAGACAAATATGAAGGTTTGTATTCAGTTGAAGACGAAGAATTTTTAACTGAAGCACAGGCGTTAGAAATCGAAGGAAAATATTATCACCCAACTTCAAAACACGAGCTTATTCGTATGTCTGAAGAAAGCTACTTTTTTAAAATATCACAAATGCAACCATGATGAGAAAGCTATGTTCAGGAAAATAAAGACTTTTTATTGCCAAATAAAACTTTTAATGAAATAATGTCAAATTTTGTTAATGAAGGATTAGAAGATTTATCAGTTACTAGAACTAATGTAAAATGAGCAATTCCTATTAATGAAGAATCAAATCACACATTATATGTTTGATTAGATGCTTTATTTAACTATGTTACTGCTTTAAAATTTGATTTAACAAACCCTGGAGAAGATTATCGTAAATATTGAGAAAATGGTAACGAAATTATTCATATTTTAGGTAAAGAAATCTCTAGATTCCACTTCATTTATTGACCTATGTTTTTAAAAGCTTTGGATATGAAATTGCCAACCAATATAATGAGTCATGGTTTATTAAGAGACAAAGATGGACGCAAAATGTCTAAATCTCTAGGAAATGCTATCGAACCAGAATATCTTTTGAAAAATTACCACCCAGAAATGGTTAAGTATTACTTTGCTAGTCAAATAATTTTTGGTGAAGACGGAAATTTCAGTGAAGACAAACTTAAAGAAATGGTCAATGCTGACTTAGTGAATAATTTTGGAAATTTAGTATCTAGAACGCTTAAAATGATTTCAAACTCATTCGAAAATGGTACCGTATATAAAAGTTCAGATAATGAAATTCATTTAAATATTGAACAATCAATCTTATTATTTGATACTGAATTTTCAGTACTTATGGATGAGTTTAAAATTGATAAAGCATTTAAGAAAATGATCGAATTAAGTTCAAAATTAAACAAATACATTGATGAAACCACTCCTTGAAAACTAACTGATAATTTAGAAGAATTAAATTTAATTTTAAATAGATTATTAAATGGTATATACTCAATTAGTTGAGCTTTACAAATTGTTATGCCACAAAAAATTGAAGAAGTTGCAAGTGCGTTAAATATCAAAGGATTTAGCAAAGACAAATTACATGATTTCAATAAGTTTGATAACATCAAACCTATTGATAAATTTATGTTCTTTTCAAGATTAAAATAA
- a CDS encoding tRNA1(Val) (adenine(37)-N6)-methyltransferase, giving the protein MENRKLVKNSLGFDSNLYIYQDKDMFNYSVDTILLGNFVFINKRITNMLEIGTNNGALAIFISERHKDLNIDAIEIQSKAVELAQKNVELNNKSNQIKVIHVDFNDFYQNHTRNNLTKYQSIVVNPPFYPPENMKVSKHVSEETLIATHEIELNLKQIIQGSAKIIEQKGYLTMVIPVERIVDCFQYMREFKFEPKRIQMIIPRVNDKPKLVLIEARYQAGWGVHFLPNLYLHDAQNKIDHEYLPEIKELYKPKKV; this is encoded by the coding sequence ATGGAAAATAGAAAGCTTGTTAAAAATTCGCTAGGTTTTGATTCAAATTTATATATTTATCAAGATAAGGATATGTTTAATTACTCTGTAGATACAATACTTTTAGGAAATTTTGTATTTATAAACAAGCGCATTACCAATATGCTTGAAATTGGTACTAATAATGGCGCATTAGCTATTTTTATCAGTGAACGACACAAAGATTTAAATATTGATGCAATTGAAATTCAATCAAAAGCAGTTGAGTTAGCACAAAAGAATGTTGAGCTTAATAATAAATCTAATCAAATTAAAGTTATACATGTTGATTTTAATGATTTTTATCAAAATCACACTCGTAACAATCTAACAAAATACCAATCGATAGTAGTTAATCCACCATTTTATCCACCTGAAAATATGAAGGTTAGTAAACATGTTAGCGAAGAAACATTAATCGCAACTCACGAAATAGAATTAAATTTAAAACAAATTATTCAAGGCAGTGCAAAAATTATCGAGCAAAAAGGCTATTTAACTATGGTTATTCCTGTCGAAAGAATTGTTGATTGTTTTCAATATATGCGCGAATTCAAATTTGAGCCCAAAAGAATACAAATGATAATCCCGAGAGTCAACGATAAACCAAAATTGGTATTAATAGAGGCAAGATATCAAGCTGGTTGAGGAGTTCATTTTTTACCAAACCTTTATCTTCATGATGCCCAAAATAAAATCGATCATGAATATCTGCCAGAAATTAAAGAGCTATACAAACCAAAAAAAGTTTAA
- a CDS encoding phage portal protein, with the protein MSTVKTFFKNIFKRKPNKLTGSVERYQDFSYSLNGYSTNSLNNPLSAAEFLMYGLCVRAVQLIANDIGKVNFRHLKILSNGERVPIANSQLSKLLNTSPNQTQTPWAFKKTLIWNLMLHGKAPILVVREPESNSIAELFPIFPNYVEKEENENGVQYWWVKGDKPLRLYDDEIIWIDYELIPGFESLNIRTLFKSTIAKLKENEISLARAVTYDLRHNLLVKIRDATNREQREEAENAIRAMIQRQKQTGSLGMVVDQKWDVGKIGDLVNMQIDHQTRNSIGREFAASLGIPPAKLGIDDPNKYNSSVELNRAYVDNSLKPLLINITQEMTKAIGGRDEEITYRPIDLLSIDAKSIQEFASSGINNGFITPNEIRELLGFDKHPDGDSLLANGTLTPVNLLQNPNFDVPKEKGKEDT; encoded by the coding sequence ATGAGCACTGTAAAAACATTTTTTAAAAACATTTTTAAACGTAAACCAAATAAACTAACTGGTAGCGTCGAGCGTTATCAGGATTTTTCGTATTCTTTAAATGGTTATTCGACTAATTCCTTAAATAACCCACTTTCGGCAGCCGAGTTTTTAATGTATGGGTTGTGTGTTAGAGCAGTTCAACTAATCGCAAATGACATTGGAAAAGTTAATTTTAGACATTTAAAAATTTTAAGCAATGGTGAGCGTGTTCCGATTGCTAATTCGCAACTTTCAAAATTATTAAATACTTCGCCAAATCAAACGCAAACGCCCTGAGCTTTTAAAAAGACTTTAATTTGAAACTTAATGCTTCACGGTAAAGCTCCGATTTTAGTTGTCCGTGAACCTGAAAGCAACTCAATTGCCGAACTTTTTCCGATTTTCCCTAATTATGTAGAAAAGGAAGAAAATGAAAACGGAGTTCAATATTGATGAGTTAAAGGTGATAAACCGTTGCGACTTTATGACGATGAAATTATTTGAATTGATTATGAATTAATCCCCGGCTTTGAATCATTAAACATTCGAACCCTCTTCAAAAGTACAATCGCTAAGTTAAAAGAAAACGAAATATCGCTAGCTCGAGCTGTTACTTATGACTTACGTCACAACTTGCTAGTTAAAATTCGTGACGCAACTAATCGTGAACAGCGTGAGGAAGCAGAGAATGCAATTCGGGCAATGATTCAACGTCAAAAACAAACTGGTAGTCTTGGTATGGTCGTTGACCAAAAATGAGACGTTGGAAAAATTGGTGACCTTGTAAATATGCAAATAGACCATCAAACGCGAAACAGCATTGGCCGAGAGTTTGCAGCCAGTTTAGGTATTCCGCCGGCGAAGTTAGGTATTGACGACCCTAACAAATACAACTCGAGCGTTGAATTAAATCGAGCTTATGTTGACAACTCTCTTAAACCTCTATTAATTAATATTACGCAAGAAATGACTAAAGCAATCGGTGGACGTGATGAAGAAATTACTTACCGACCTATCGACCTTTTAAGCATTGACGCTAAAAGCATTCAAGAATTCGCGTCGAGTGGTATTAATAACGGATTTATTACTCCAAATGAGATTCGTGAATTGCTCGGTTTTGATAAACATCCCGACGGCGACAGTTTATTAGCAAACGGAACGCTTACGCCGGTTAATTTATTACAAAATCCAAATTTTGACGTCCCTAAAGAAAAGGGAAAGGAGGACACTTAA
- a CDS encoding terminase TerL endonuclease subunit, giving the protein MKIFNNPTWNKVFEFFKSYKVDDPVTAYSLSVVKDNTNNSLMTIYACARHLLFLYRSKTEVDFPFVFKVDKFQKLEQFANRIVIPETSERFIFPDFRKFMAGFILGWVYKSDESSLITSEVFDVEARKQWKSSFWAMIALATTRGLLGDGKSEVYFCGAHKESSNIPYNIALGYIKRNKALQSKFERFNSIRIVSTKMGLIKALPFDKAGLEGKNPSLVILTEYHLHKDNTMQESAKSSKNLSRKNQLIVYDTTKGNNIDSVCYYREKDYKTFLTEQIQSPDTIHPNFAIFLFCAELDEADIDNWQDSSLWKKANPGLGVSVSLDDLLAEYATITSAQAEAEFKAKRLGIWSNSGSAYFTISQILDSQKECEEIVKDYLTTHSLSTIPALVGLDLSSTNDTTAIAISWEIPRPDGENIYVFKVHGFIPEESLVKKELSDKARYRDWLNQGILTISKGKMIDYSHIVNKLKEWKQTYNIEKVLYDKWEFFAIKQNLINNDVFSEYDLQEVKQGIYLNPAFQEFEIKLANKQIYFIDNNEMLMNHILNVQVKQTNSSSGTFWIKKLTSNSRIDAFMAVLNTVSERHNVFSSTSDLMYNIIT; this is encoded by the coding sequence ATGAAGATTTTTAATAATCCGACGTGAAACAAAGTATTCGAGTTTTTTAAAAGTTATAAAGTTGACGACCCCGTCACAGCTTATAGTTTAAGCGTCGTGAAAGATAACACTAATAATTCGCTGATGACGATATATGCTTGTGCTCGTCATTTATTATTTCTTTATCGTTCGAAAACTGAAGTCGACTTTCCGTTTGTTTTTAAAGTTGATAAATTTCAAAAATTGGAGCAGTTTGCTAATCGCATCGTTATTCCAGAAACTAGCGAGCGTTTTATATTTCCTGACTTTCGTAAGTTTATGGCCGGTTTTATTTTAGGTTGAGTTTATAAGTCTGATGAGTCTAGTTTGATAACTAGTGAAGTTTTTGACGTTGAAGCCCGTAAGCAGTGAAAGTCGTCGTTTTGAGCGATGATTGCACTAGCGACAACTCGGGGATTGCTTGGGGATGGGAAAAGTGAAGTGTATTTTTGCGGAGCTCATAAAGAAAGCTCAAATATACCTTACAACATAGCACTTGGTTATATTAAACGGAATAAGGCCTTACAGTCGAAGTTTGAACGTTTTAATAGTATTAGAATCGTAAGCACTAAAATGGGGTTAATTAAAGCGTTGCCGTTTGATAAGGCGGGTTTAGAAGGTAAAAATCCAAGTTTAGTAATCTTGACTGAATATCACTTACACAAAGATAACACTATGCAAGAGAGTGCTAAAAGTTCCAAAAACTTATCAAGAAAAAATCAGTTAATTGTTTATGACACAACCAAAGGTAATAACATTGACAGCGTTTGCTATTATCGTGAAAAGGACTATAAAACATTTTTAACCGAACAAATTCAAAGTCCCGACACTATTCACCCAAACTTCGCAATATTTTTATTTTGTGCTGAGTTAGATGAGGCCGACATAGACAACTGACAAGACTCGTCACTTTGAAAAAAAGCAAACCCTGGCTTAGGAGTTAGTGTTAGTCTTGATGACTTATTAGCTGAGTATGCTACTATTACCAGCGCTCAAGCAGAAGCCGAGTTCAAAGCAAAGCGACTTGGGATTTGGAGTAATTCAGGAAGTGCTTACTTTACAATCTCACAAATTTTAGACAGTCAAAAAGAGTGCGAAGAAATTGTAAAAGATTATTTGACTACTCACTCGCTTTCAACTATTCCGGCACTCGTTGGGCTTGACTTATCAAGCACTAATGACACTACTGCAATAGCAATCAGTTGAGAAATTCCAAGGCCTGATGGCGAAAATATTTATGTTTTTAAAGTTCACGGTTTTATACCCGAAGAAAGTCTTGTTAAAAAGGAATTAAGCGATAAAGCAAGATACCGTGACTGACTCAACCAAGGTATTCTTACAATTAGCAAAGGAAAGATGATTGACTACTCTCACATCGTCAATAAATTGAAGGAATGAAAGCAAACTTACAACATTGAAAAAGTGCTTTATGATAAGTGAGAATTTTTTGCGATTAAGCAGAACTTAATCAATAATGACGTTTTTAGCGAGTATGACTTACAAGAAGTTAAGCAAGGTATATATTTAAATCCAGCATTTCAAGAATTTGAGATTAAACTGGCTAATAAACAGATTTATTTTATCGACAATAATGAAATGTTAATGAATCACATTTTAAACGTTCAAGTTAAACAAACTAACAGCTCTAGTGGAACGTTTTGAATTAAAAAATTAACGAGTAATTCGAGAATTGATGCGTTTATGGCCGTGTTAAATACGGTCAGCGAACGTCATAATGTTTTTTCTTCTACTTCCGATTTGATGTATAATATAATTACTTAA
- the secG gene encoding preprotein translocase subunit SecG, translating into MPSLIISIILVVISVIVIIVSLMMSPDSNGFSGALVGSGDLELFKSSKERGVKKFMKWTMFTMGILIIILAVCVKIFTK; encoded by the coding sequence ATGCCAAGTTTAATAATCTCAATAATTCTTGTTGTTATTTCAGTAATAGTAATTATTGTGTCTTTAATGATGTCTCCAGACTCAAATGGCTTTTCAGGAGCATTAGTTGGTTCTGGCGACTTGGAACTATTTAAATCATCAAAAGAAAGGGGTGTGAAGAAATTCATGAAGTGAACAATGTTCACCATGGGTATTTTAATAATCATACTGGCTGTGTGCGTTAAAATCTTCACTAAATAA
- the rnr gene encoding ribonuclease R has translation MINTEKIYEYIKNNPKTSFIQIAKGLKIPVSKNKELTTTLRKMSDDFLICLFRDQTFIALENITKVTGKLKYASEGKFAFVDVVYDLNPEDNESFFVPSQYFNKALSGDTVTLNVYKYLDHKDEKTFGVVSSIVERNDEKISGVLELSNGQMTFKPLKKEFKNINFMINEFNVDARLDDLVMAKIHSYKDRNIEVNIVEKVSNLSDPLCYVKSLLSERELPKCFEENVINESSQIPDTIDEKGMKKRVDFRNELVVTIDGDSTKDFDDAICVKKIDNKYYELQVHIADVSYYVTENSEIDKEALKRGTSTYLANQVIPMLPEKLSNGICSLNPNEDRFTMSIIIQIDNYGRTISSKLVTGIINSKYRLTYNRVNEFIDDKKRFEDNNLNKMLGLAYELTQKIRNVKNDEGYIDFEIEEPKIIFDQDNHVIDVVVDKSGTSERMIEDFMVRANEETAKILEEHKIPLLFRVHEAPSEEKINYFKQVMNALNIKVELGGQNITPKSFQQTIEKIKQQRFDSFLQIMFLRTMSKAVYSPDNIGHFGLASKHYCHFTSPIRRYPDLIVHRVIREILLNNDRTKIEHMNKILDQIALQTSESEQKAMQIERDTNDLLYAEYFRNKIGQSFNCQIVSVLKFGMFVEFENKTNALIHISTMTDDEYSINDEATEIIGAKSKNRYRLGDKVAVVVTKTDPINGKIDACLVKNYGDYFKNLKNNINKIKKNFNKNGK, from the coding sequence ATGATAAATACCGAAAAAATATACGAATATATCAAAAACAATCCAAAAACATCGTTCATTCAAATTGCAAAAGGGTTAAAAATACCTGTATCAAAAAACAAAGAACTGACAACAACATTGCGTAAAATGTCAGATGATTTTTTAATATGTTTGTTCAGGGATCAAACTTTTATTGCATTGGAAAATATCACTAAAGTTACTGGTAAATTAAAATATGCTTCAGAAGGAAAATTTGCTTTCGTTGATGTTGTTTATGATTTAAATCCCGAAGACAACGAGTCATTTTTTGTACCTTCTCAATATTTTAATAAAGCTTTGTCCGGTGACACAGTTACATTAAATGTCTACAAATATTTGGATCACAAAGATGAAAAAACCTTTGGTGTTGTTTCATCAATAGTTGAACGTAATGATGAAAAAATTAGTGGTGTATTAGAATTATCTAATGGCCAAATGACTTTTAAACCACTAAAAAAAGAATTTAAAAATATTAATTTTATGATTAATGAATTCAATGTCGATGCGCGACTTGATGATTTAGTCATGGCTAAAATACATTCATATAAAGACCGCAATATTGAAGTTAATATAGTTGAAAAAGTTTCAAATTTATCCGACCCATTATGCTATGTAAAATCGCTTTTATCTGAACGTGAATTACCAAAATGTTTCGAAGAAAACGTCATAAATGAATCTAGCCAAATTCCTGATACAATCGATGAAAAAGGAATGAAAAAACGTGTTGATTTTAGAAATGAATTAGTTGTAACAATTGATGGTGATTCGACCAAGGATTTTGATGATGCCATATGTGTTAAGAAAATTGATAATAAATATTATGAATTGCAAGTTCACATTGCTGATGTAAGTTATTATGTTACTGAAAATAGTGAAATTGACAAAGAAGCCTTAAAAAGAGGAACTTCGACTTATCTAGCTAACCAAGTTATTCCTATGCTTCCAGAAAAATTATCAAATGGAATTTGTTCTTTAAACCCAAACGAAGATAGATTCACAATGAGTATCATCATACAAATTGATAATTACGGACGCACTATTTCTTCTAAATTAGTTACCGGTATCATAAACTCAAAATATAGACTAACTTACAATCGTGTTAATGAATTTATTGATGATAAAAAACGGTTTGAAGATAATAATTTAAATAAAATGCTAGGTTTAGCTTATGAATTAACTCAAAAAATTAGAAATGTTAAAAATGATGAAGGTTATATAGATTTTGAAATTGAAGAACCTAAAATAATTTTCGATCAAGATAACCATGTTATTGATGTCGTAGTAGACAAAAGCGGAACAAGTGAAAGAATGATTGAAGACTTCATGGTCAGAGCTAATGAAGAAACTGCAAAAATTCTTGAAGAACATAAAATACCATTGCTTTTCCGTGTTCATGAAGCGCCTAGTGAAGAGAAAATAAATTATTTCAAACAAGTTATGAATGCTTTAAATATAAAAGTGGAATTAGGCGGCCAAAATATAACCCCCAAATCTTTCCAACAAACAATAGAAAAAATTAAACAACAAAGATTTGATAGTTTTCTGCAAATAATGTTTTTAAGAACTATGTCAAAAGCTGTTTATAGCCCAGACAATATTGGACACTTTGGGTTGGCTTCAAAACATTACTGTCACTTTACAAGTCCAATTCGTAGATATCCTGATTTAATTGTACATAGAGTGATTCGTGAAATTTTATTAAATAATGATAGAACTAAAATAGAGCACATGAATAAGATTCTAGATCAGATAGCTTTACAAACAAGTGAATCTGAACAAAAAGCAATGCAAATCGAAAGAGATACCAATGATCTTTTATATGCTGAATATTTTAGAAATAAAATAGGTCAAAGTTTTAACTGTCAAATCGTAAGTGTTTTAAAATTTGGTATGTTTGTTGAATTTGAAAACAAAACAAACGCACTAATTCACATCTCAACCATGACTGATGATGAATACTCAATAAACGATGAAGCAACTGAAATTATAGGTGCCAAATCTAAAAATAGATACCGTTTAGGTGACAAAGTAGCAGTGGTTGTTACAAAAACAGATCCGATAAATGGAAAAATTGATGCTTGTTTAGTCAAAAACTACGGCGATTATTTTAAAAACTTAAAAAATAACATAAATAAAATAAAGAAAAATTTTAATAAAAATGGAAAATAG
- a CDS encoding tyrosine-type recombinase/integrase, with protein MTKIELFFKYLENRGLAPSTLNTYRAFARRIDVEKRSHEQIKKIILSLKSNHQLSCKTFYQSYLKYINDVEKLNDLMALKLPPLPVKYFPTISIDELYAKTTQRESNTYSTNRSLIVIRFLFETGLRISELYTIKEVGSRLYVLGKGNKYRQFFYKQDTWDIVKFYISKKSLPIRATLMTAVHRLFGDEFTLHSLRRSFATHMLKNGAEVKVVQKQLGHSSVNTTYRYFQLTEEESFNIYSNFINKKHVQI; from the coding sequence ATGACTAAAATCGAACTATTTTTTAAATACCTTGAAAATCGAGGTTTAGCACCTAGTACTTTAAATACTTATCGAGCGTTTGCTCGTCGCATTGACGTTGAAAAGCGCAGTCACGAACAAATTAAAAAGATTATTTTATCGCTAAAATCTAACCACCAACTATCATGTAAGACCTTTTATCAGTCATATCTTAAATATATTAATGACGTTGAAAAACTTAACGACTTAATGGCCTTGAAGTTACCGCCATTACCGGTCAAATATTTTCCAACAATCTCAATTGATGAACTTTATGCTAAAACAACGCAACGAGAAAGCAATACTTATAGCACTAACCGCAGTCTTATTGTGATAAGATTTTTGTTTGAGACAGGTCTCAGAATTAGTGAACTTTATACGATTAAAGAAGTCGGTTCCCGTCTTTATGTTTTGGGGAAAGGGAATAAGTATCGTCAATTCTTTTATAAACAAGATACTTGGGACATTGTAAAGTTTTATATTAGTAAAAAGTCTTTACCTATTCGAGCAACTTTGATGACTGCTGTTCATCGACTATTTGGCGATGAGTTTACATTGCACAGCTTACGTCGTTCGTTTGCGACTCACATGCTAAAAAACGGCGCTGAAGTAAAAGTAGTTCAAAAACAATTAGGTCATTCATCCGTAAACACAACTTATCGCTATTTTCAATTAACTGAAGAAGAGTCCTTTAATATTTATAGCAATTTTATAAATAAAAAACACGTCCAGATTTAG
- a CDS encoding S41 family peptidase encodes MKNISKFIKIIKTLNFIPVLSVFAISSSCSNKINYNSSTDYENNQNFSDIDERDQVLNIIKKADFVKFDSEDINKIYDNFNYYTKGNASPYIKIKKSLQLFEKYWKIDKNSEPWVINILNKYDGPDITIDAINDEIIINKYDKNKTQEVNNYVEMFGDSIIINKKVCNFGYDKKIKTSEYGFKIISYENDILIPYYIFNTLFLSPNYINLYYDGTKYQLFEKIVNFDNKKFKNFFDCAFPGITPFKEIREDSYNSLKFLMNNYYGLNKYYEYTSWESILDKYRDAMLDINPDNYTGAYFNFFNSLNDLHSNIIIPSLFNYRIKYYQQSNKRKTYAKLDNQLKNRRSLILENSDQNTNFFGYLRNNLFISFDEFTQNMNVKGKDFELKNLFLSSILKLKNHKDVNNIIIDLSTNGGGDLSIMLWIAKLLSKDKEISFYNYNDLNESLIKSTLSESKFSTQYLSKDFIQAKNILKSKQVILLVSNNTFSAANLLTSIVKDYDLGLIIGAKTGGGMASIMPTVLADGTSVAISSNNLFLNKNRTQIEDGIEPDIKLPYDDFYDFRKMEQAINNFQKTK; translated from the coding sequence ATGAAAAACATTTCAAAATTTATAAAAATTATAAAAACACTGAATTTTATTCCAGTTTTGTCCGTTTTTGCAATTTCTTCATCATGTTCTAATAAAATCAATTACAATTCATCAACAGATTATGAAAATAATCAAAATTTTAGTGACATTGACGAAAGAGATCAAGTTTTGAACATAATAAAAAAAGCCGATTTTGTTAAGTTTGATTCAGAAGATATTAATAAAATATACGATAATTTTAATTATTACACCAAAGGAAATGCATCACCATATATTAAAATAAAAAAATCGTTGCAGTTATTCGAAAAATACTGAAAAATAGATAAAAACAGTGAACCATGAGTGATAAATATTTTAAATAAATATGATGGGCCTGATATTACAATCGACGCGATCAATGATGAAATAATAATCAATAAATATGATAAAAACAAGACTCAAGAAGTTAATAATTATGTCGAAATGTTTGGAGATAGTATCATAATTAATAAAAAAGTCTGCAATTTCGGTTATGATAAAAAAATAAAAACAAGTGAATATGGTTTTAAAATAATCAGTTATGAAAATGACATTTTAATACCTTATTATATATTTAATACTCTGTTTTTATCGCCTAACTATATCAACTTATATTATGACGGAACAAAATATCAACTTTTCGAAAAAATTGTAAATTTTGACAATAAAAAATTTAAAAACTTCTTTGATTGTGCCTTTCCCGGAATTACGCCCTTTAAGGAGATTAGGGAAGATTCATACAATTCATTAAAATTCCTTATGAATAATTATTATGGTTTAAATAAGTATTATGAATATACTTCATGAGAATCAATCCTAGATAAATACAGGGATGCTATGTTAGATATTAATCCAGATAATTACACAGGGGCGTATTTCAATTTTTTCAATAGTCTAAATGATTTACATTCTAATATAATCATTCCATCTTTATTCAACTATCGCATTAAATATTATCAACAAAGCAACAAAAGAAAAACATATGCTAAATTAGATAATCAATTAAAAAATAGAAGATCTTTGATTTTGGAAAATAGTGATCAGAACACAAATTTCTTCGGCTATTTAAGAAATAATTTATTCATTTCTTTTGACGAATTTACTCAAAATATGAATGTAAAAGGCAAGGATTTTGAATTAAAAAATTTATTCTTATCTTCGATTTTAAAGTTGAAAAATCACAAAGATGTTAATAATATAATTATAGATTTATCAACTAATGGTGGTGGAGATTTATCAATAATGTTGTGAATAGCCAAATTATTATCAAAAGATAAGGAAATATCATTTTACAATTACAATGACTTAAATGAATCACTAATCAAATCCACACTATCAGAGAGCAAATTTAGCACGCAATACTTAAGTAAAGACTTTATACAAGCAAAAAATATACTAAAAAGTAAGCAAGTTATTTTATTAGTAAGCAACAATACATTTAGTGCCGCAAATTTACTAACCTCAATAGTTAAAGATTACGATTTAGGTTTAATAATTGGCGCAAAAACTGGTGGCGGGATGGCTTCAATTATGCCTACCGTTTTAGCTGACGGAACTTCAGTTGCAATATCTTCAAATAACTTATTTTTAAACAAGAATCGCACACAAATAGAGGATGGAATTGAACCTGATATTAAGTTACCATATGATGATTTTTATGATTTCAGAAAAATGGAGCAAGCTATAAACAACTTCCAAAAAACGAAATAA